A DNA window from Pseudodesulfovibrio thermohalotolerans contains the following coding sequences:
- a CDS encoding ABC transporter permease, which translates to MKRRPLKRVPPWARHALLLIGALIVGVMSVGAVFAPFIAPYDPNFINVDALLLPPSGTHLMGTDALGRDVFSRILYGGRVSLWVGFVAVGLATSIGLVLGLVAGYFGRVVDEIIMRGVDVMLCFPSFFLILAVIAFLEPSLTNIMIVIGLTGWMGVARLVRAETLSIRERDYVLAARAAGAGPTRIIFRHIMPNALAPVLVSATLGVAGAILTESSLSFLGLGVQPPDASWGNILMEGKEVLGIAWWLSVFPGLAILLTVLGYNLLGESLRDLLDPRLKQ; encoded by the coding sequence ATGAAACGCCGTCCGCTCAAACGCGTCCCGCCGTGGGCGCGGCACGCCCTGCTCCTGATCGGCGCGCTCATCGTCGGCGTCATGTCCGTGGGGGCTGTCTTCGCCCCGTTCATCGCACCCTACGATCCGAATTTCATCAACGTGGACGCCCTGCTTCTGCCGCCGAGCGGCACCCACCTCATGGGCACGGACGCCCTGGGCCGCGATGTGTTTTCGCGCATCCTCTACGGCGGGCGCGTGTCCCTATGGGTCGGATTCGTGGCCGTGGGCCTCGCCACCTCCATCGGCCTGGTCCTGGGACTCGTCGCGGGCTACTTCGGCCGCGTGGTGGACGAAATCATCATGCGCGGCGTGGATGTCATGCTCTGCTTCCCGTCCTTCTTTCTCATCCTGGCGGTCATCGCCTTCCTGGAGCCGAGCCTGACCAACATCATGATCGTCATCGGGCTGACCGGCTGGATGGGCGTGGCGCGACTGGTGCGGGCCGAGACCCTGTCCATCCGCGAGCGGGACTACGTCCTGGCCGCCCGGGCCGCCGGAGCCGGACCAACGCGGATCATCTTCCGCCACATCATGCCCAACGCCCTGGCGCCCGTACTCGTGTCCGCCACCCTGGGCGTGGCCGGAGCCATCCTGACGGAATCCTCGCTTTCCTTCCTGGGCCTGGGCGTCCAGCCGCCGGACGCCTCCTGGGGCAACATCCTGATGGAAGGCAAGGAAGTGCTGGGCATCGCGTGGTGGCTTTCCGTTTTCCCGGGCCTGGCCATCCTGCTGACCGTCCTCGGCTACAACCTGCTCGGCGAATCCCTGCGCGACCTCCTGGACCCGCGTCTCAAGCAATGA
- a CDS encoding GNAT family N-acetyltransferase, whose translation MIRIRPATHADEGLVEEIIRASMLASYAHFLPAPLFQTILDQDRPGRVARDDAPRFSVAEADGVAAGIMLLKDNYVDHLWVRPEFMGMGIGSVLLEHAEERAGHAGFDRLILDCFEKNEKALAFYRTRGFTVERISDASEYLPGENACRLSKPLVSA comes from the coding sequence ATGATCCGCATCCGCCCCGCCACGCACGCCGACGAAGGACTCGTCGAAGAGATCATCCGCGCCTCCATGCTGGCGAGCTACGCCCATTTTCTGCCGGCCCCCCTCTTTCAAACGATCCTCGACCAGGACCGGCCGGGCCGGGTGGCTCGGGACGACGCCCCGCGCTTCAGCGTGGCCGAGGCGGACGGCGTGGCTGCGGGGATCATGCTCCTCAAGGACAACTACGTGGACCACCTGTGGGTAAGGCCTGAATTCATGGGGATGGGCATCGGCTCCGTCCTGCTCGAACATGCGGAGGAACGCGCGGGCCATGCCGGATTCGACCGATTGATCCTGGATTGCTTCGAAAAGAATGAAAAAGCCCTGGCGTTCTACCGAACCAGAGGTTTCACAGTGGAGCGGATCAGCGATGCCTCCGAGTACCTGCCCGGCGAAAACGCCTGCCGACTGTCCAAGCCCCTCGTTTCGGCCTAA
- a CDS encoding DNA repair protein RecN has protein sequence MLELLRIRNLALIEDAELEFSPGLNTLTGETGAGKSFILRAVDFLMGERMDKKLVRPGANKATVEALFVLPDGETVIRRELSAETGRSRVYVNDVLSSQPTIRDMGARLVIHTSQHGQQKLLSPAFQSEILDSFLPDQSLPAEKNDRLAALNDVLERKKRLSEKFKDLQKQRDFLEYQRKEIDNVDPQPDEENELEARKKILKDREQAGECLQNALNVLHGEIGLLDAMTLLNREMEIIARLFPGFDEDREAIEELRMRLHDLDSRLRRGPKDFDDDDPMSLDDIEARLFELAKLKRKLRRGLDEIVDMKTEIDDSLSFLDACALDMKNLGREESEAAAALKETLAKLNRARKKAAGELAIRIVDELTDLGFSEHVKVHFDFDARELYPGCDDMRGRLMWVPNPGQPAQPLDKIASGGELSRFLLALVTMRGQDGREADAAPSLIFDEVDAGIGGLTLNSVGNKLRALADRQQMLLITHWPQLARMADRHFLIKKEVVDNATYTRCERLEGGEIKCELARMAGGGEQGAALAEKLCR, from the coding sequence ATGCTCGAACTGCTGCGCATCCGAAATCTGGCGCTCATTGAGGACGCCGAACTGGAGTTCTCGCCCGGCCTGAACACCCTGACCGGCGAAACCGGCGCAGGCAAATCCTTCATCCTGCGGGCCGTGGACTTCCTCATGGGCGAACGCATGGACAAGAAGCTTGTCCGCCCCGGCGCGAACAAGGCCACGGTCGAGGCGCTCTTCGTCCTGCCCGACGGCGAAACCGTGATCCGACGCGAGCTCTCCGCCGAGACCGGACGCAGCAGGGTGTACGTCAACGACGTCCTGTCCTCCCAGCCAACCATCCGCGACATGGGCGCGCGGCTGGTCATCCACACCTCGCAGCACGGCCAGCAGAAGCTCCTCTCCCCGGCCTTCCAATCCGAAATTCTCGACTCGTTCCTGCCGGACCAGTCCCTCCCGGCCGAGAAAAACGACCGCCTCGCCGCGCTCAACGACGTGCTCGAACGCAAGAAACGGCTCTCCGAGAAATTCAAGGATTTGCAAAAACAGCGGGACTTCCTGGAATACCAAAGGAAGGAGATCGACAACGTTGACCCGCAGCCGGATGAGGAAAACGAGCTTGAAGCGCGCAAGAAAATCCTCAAGGACCGCGAGCAGGCGGGCGAATGCCTGCAAAACGCCCTGAACGTCCTGCACGGCGAGATCGGGCTGCTCGACGCCATGACCCTGCTCAACCGCGAGATGGAGATCATCGCCCGGCTCTTCCCCGGTTTCGACGAGGACCGCGAAGCCATCGAGGAACTCCGGATGCGGCTGCACGACCTGGACTCCCGGCTACGGCGCGGCCCCAAGGATTTCGACGATGACGACCCCATGTCCCTGGACGACATCGAGGCCCGCCTTTTCGAGTTGGCCAAGCTCAAGCGGAAACTCAGGCGCGGCCTGGATGAGATCGTTGACATGAAGACTGAAATCGACGATAGCCTCTCCTTCCTGGACGCCTGCGCCCTGGACATGAAGAACCTGGGCCGCGAGGAAAGCGAGGCCGCCGCCGCGCTCAAGGAGACCCTGGCCAAACTCAACCGCGCCCGAAAGAAGGCCGCCGGAGAGCTGGCCATCCGCATCGTGGACGAGCTGACCGACCTCGGTTTCTCCGAGCACGTCAAGGTCCACTTCGATTTCGACGCCCGCGAGCTCTACCCCGGCTGCGACGACATGCGCGGACGCCTCATGTGGGTGCCCAACCCCGGCCAGCCCGCCCAGCCCCTGGACAAGATAGCCTCGGGCGGCGAGCTCTCCCGGTTCCTGCTGGCGCTCGTGACCATGCGCGGCCAAGACGGCAGGGAAGCGGACGCCGCCCCTTCGCTCATCTTCGACGAAGTGGACGCGGGCATCGGCGGGCTCACGCTCAACTCGGTGGGCAACAAGCTGCGGGCACTGGCCGACCGCCAGCAGATGCTGCTCATCACCCACTGGCCGCAGCTCGCCCGTATGGCCGACCGGCACTTCCTTATCAAGAAGGAAGTCGTCGACAACGCCACCTACACCCGTTGCGAACGGCTTGAGGGCGGCGAAATCAAATGCGAGCTGGCCCGCATGGCCGGCGGCGGCGAGCAGGGCGCGGCCCTGGCAGAAAAACTGTGCAGGTAG
- a CDS encoding MarC family protein gives MNLFISLYIKLFFLLTPFFVLSVFLSMTEGMEKKEQRKLAVRTISAVLVIALTLYFAGNPIFSTLGITLDGFRVGAGALLFLSAVSLVSGKRQRPETDDDSDVAVVPLAIPITVGPASIGTLLILGAELSTTQHKLIGAAALICACLSVGLLLITASTAMRVIGKMGINVLTKITGLVLSAMAAQIIFAGVRNFLS, from the coding sequence GTGAACCTGTTTATCTCCCTGTATATCAAGCTCTTTTTTCTCCTGACTCCATTTTTCGTGCTCTCCGTGTTTCTGTCCATGACCGAAGGCATGGAAAAAAAGGAGCAGCGCAAGCTGGCCGTGCGGACAATCTCGGCGGTACTGGTCATCGCGCTGACCCTCTATTTCGCGGGCAACCCGATCTTCTCCACCCTGGGCATCACCCTGGACGGCTTCCGGGTGGGAGCCGGGGCGCTGCTGTTCCTGTCCGCCGTGTCCCTGGTCTCCGGCAAACGCCAGCGGCCCGAGACGGACGACGACTCGGACGTGGCCGTCGTACCGCTGGCCATTCCCATCACCGTGGGACCGGCCTCCATCGGTACCCTGCTCATTCTCGGCGCGGAACTGTCCACCACCCAGCATAAGCTCATCGGCGCGGCGGCCCTGATCTGCGCCTGCCTGTCCGTGGGCCTGCTCCTGATAACCGCCTCCACGGCCATGCGCGTCATCGGCAAAATGGGAATCAACGTGCTGACCAAGATCACCGGGCTGGTTCTCTCGGCCATGGCCGCCCAGATCATCTTCGCGGGCGTGCGCAACTTCCTGTCCTGA
- a CDS encoding acyl-[acyl-carrier-protein] thioesterase has protein sequence MTTNSAFTFEHGYDIRSYEPRPDGRVSVTAICDQLQDIASRHADKLGFGYHDLEQSGHFWILARLHLMMDRLPGFGERTSILTWPSGKERLVALRDFVISDGNGQMGTATTSWVTLNTRTHRADPPDAVLPERSIPEREHALVFPTKAVTRLKDGEHTAQLTARRSDMDINGHVNNVKYLEYCFESVPKDWVRENRCHGVDIQFRSESFPGDEYISACTMDAPDQGMDTFLHTLTRISDNKEIVRMRSWWKRP, from the coding sequence ATGACAACCAATTCAGCATTCACATTCGAACACGGCTATGACATCCGCTCCTACGAACCGCGCCCGGACGGCCGCGTGTCCGTCACCGCCATCTGCGACCAGCTCCAGGACATCGCTTCGCGCCATGCCGACAAACTCGGCTTCGGCTACCACGACCTGGAGCAGAGCGGACATTTCTGGATTCTCGCCCGCCTCCACCTCATGATGGACAGACTCCCGGGGTTTGGAGAACGGACCTCGATCCTGACCTGGCCTTCGGGCAAAGAACGGCTGGTGGCCCTGCGCGACTTCGTGATCTCCGACGGGAACGGGCAAATGGGGACGGCCACCACATCCTGGGTTACGCTGAACACCCGAACCCACCGAGCTGATCCGCCCGACGCCGTTCTCCCTGAACGGAGCATTCCCGAGCGCGAACATGCCCTGGTCTTCCCGACCAAGGCCGTGACGCGGCTCAAAGACGGCGAACACACCGCGCAACTGACGGCCCGACGCTCGGACATGGACATCAACGGTCATGTCAACAACGTGAAGTATCTGGAATACTGCTTTGAATCCGTGCCCAAGGACTGGGTCAGGGAGAACCGCTGCCACGGGGTGGACATCCAGTTCCGCAGCGAATCCTTTCCCGGCGACGAATATATCTCGGCCTGTACCATGGACGCCCCCGACCAGGGCATGGACACCTTCCTGCACACCCTGACCAGAATTTCCGACAACAAGGAAATCGTGCGTATGCGCTCCTGGTGGAAACGTCCATGA
- a CDS encoding GNAT family N-acetyltransferase — protein sequence MSASVSLRFDTDGVDWERAAAIFEEAPLGVREPDVLRRTFENSDLVCFARDGETLVGMGRALSDGTVQSVIYDLCMTPEHQGKGLGTRMMEAMLERLRTPNVVLWSVPGKEPFYARLGFKPMRTAMARFENPERSASQGYIIL from the coding sequence ATGAGCGCGTCCGTCTCGTTGCGCTTCGACACGGACGGCGTGGACTGGGAACGGGCGGCGGCAATTTTCGAAGAAGCCCCCCTGGGCGTCCGCGAACCCGACGTTCTTCGCCGAACCTTCGAGAACAGCGACCTGGTCTGCTTCGCCCGGGACGGGGAAACGCTGGTGGGCATGGGACGCGCCTTGAGCGACGGCACGGTGCAATCGGTCATCTACGACCTGTGCATGACCCCGGAACACCAGGGCAAGGGGCTTGGAACGCGAATGATGGAAGCCATGCTCGAACGGCTGCGCACGCCCAACGTGGTCCTTTGGTCCGTGCCGGGCAAGGAACCGTTCTACGCCCGCCTCGGATTCAAGCCCATGCGCACCGCCATGGCCCGTTTCGAAAACCCCGAGCGGTCCGCATCGCAGGGGTACATCATTCTTTGA
- a CDS encoding HD-GYP domain-containing protein translates to MADNTDSASLSETYLQISPNILASFPKFRPPVDLYFYDPDVARTGPYLRAGERLSREGQDEVARFAEEGRLYLLRDDYRVYAEHLSRELGLLLVEEGFLPLEVAEIFFIAFRNRMDEFLNRPTEDTYEDLRTDVSILAEYIWIDPSRVDFLTHTLEREYDLSVHSVNTMFIGLALHLRQTGGQVEKAGLVSLSLGLLLHDLGMVMVPKFIRDKEQYLVRRDRESLERHIEAGLNMLRRLKVRDQVILDCVEQHHERLDGSGYPARRFDKDISAEGRLCAIADSFSAIIGDRPHRSARDMSEAVRMLAEDGRRYDSDLTALLAGIMAERIKE, encoded by the coding sequence ATGGCAGACAACACCGACTCAGCCTCCCTGTCCGAGACTTATCTTCAGATCAGCCCGAATATTCTGGCGAGTTTTCCCAAGTTCAGGCCGCCGGTGGACCTTTACTTCTATGATCCGGATGTGGCCCGCACCGGGCCTTACCTTCGGGCCGGGGAACGGCTCTCCCGGGAGGGACAGGACGAGGTGGCGCGTTTCGCCGAGGAAGGACGCCTCTACCTCCTGCGGGACGACTATCGCGTCTATGCCGAGCACCTGAGCCGGGAACTCGGCCTGTTGCTTGTGGAAGAGGGCTTTTTGCCTTTGGAGGTGGCCGAGATATTCTTCATCGCCTTCCGCAACCGCATGGACGAGTTCCTGAACCGGCCCACGGAGGACACTTACGAAGACTTGCGCACGGACGTGAGCATCCTGGCCGAATACATCTGGATCGATCCGAGCCGGGTGGATTTTCTGACCCATACCCTGGAGCGGGAATACGACCTGTCCGTCCATTCGGTGAACACCATGTTCATCGGCCTGGCCCTGCATCTTCGTCAGACCGGCGGCCAGGTGGAAAAGGCCGGGCTCGTCAGTCTGAGCCTCGGTCTGCTGCTGCACGACCTCGGCATGGTCATGGTTCCGAAATTCATCCGTGACAAGGAACAGTATCTGGTTCGGCGTGACCGCGAGTCCCTTGAGCGGCATATCGAGGCGGGGTTGAACATGCTCAGGCGGCTAAAGGTCCGCGATCAGGTCATTCTGGATTGCGTTGAGCAGCACCATGAGCGGCTGGACGGCTCGGGCTATCCCGCCCGCCGGTTCGACAAGGACATTTCCGCCGAAGGCAGGCTCTGCGCCATTGCGGACTCGTTCTCGGCCATCATAGGCGACAGGCCGCACCGTTCGGCCCGCGACATGTCGGAGGCAGTGCGGATGCTGGCTGAGGACGGCAGACGCTATGATTCGGACCTGACCGCTCTGCTGGCCGGTATCATGGCCGAGCGGATCAAAGAATGA
- a CDS encoding tetratricopeptide repeat protein, translating to MKKFIAMLLVASVLAAAGCAKVVGPYYLQQEKYKEGIRVMGERFKENPDDADSAYYTGRYYLALNEPEKGLSYLEKAAELAPGNADYVFWTGVAYWALMDFDRERAAYEKAVSLDPNHISAHLYLGHGFVDRGQWAQALKEYDVVLGLDPYNPEALYNRARVLGELDRKSGEIAAWKQFLEYYPDGSMAMTATEQLNLQGDFSYRNHIIGQRNVTLKSMTFKPGTSVPDADGRASLAVLGAMMKANRDLAVHIVAYVKGNASLAKARAAALRDYMLNSNPDIGRARLPLSWFGTAEKVEVGGSVFALDQAVNFITEVR from the coding sequence GTGAAGAAGTTTATCGCGATGCTGCTTGTCGCATCCGTTCTGGCCGCCGCCGGATGCGCCAAGGTGGTGGGGCCGTATTATTTGCAGCAGGAAAAGTACAAGGAAGGAATCAGGGTCATGGGCGAGCGGTTCAAGGAGAACCCCGATGACGCCGATTCGGCCTATTACACGGGCCGTTACTACCTGGCTTTGAACGAGCCCGAGAAAGGTCTTTCCTATCTGGAGAAGGCCGCTGAACTCGCCCCGGGCAACGCGGATTATGTCTTCTGGACCGGGGTGGCCTACTGGGCCTTGATGGATTTCGACCGGGAAAGGGCCGCCTACGAAAAGGCAGTGAGCCTCGACCCGAATCATATTTCCGCCCACCTCTACCTGGGGCACGGCTTCGTGGACCGGGGACAGTGGGCGCAGGCCCTCAAGGAATACGACGTGGTCCTCGGATTGGACCCGTACAATCCGGAAGCGCTGTACAACAGGGCGCGGGTCCTTGGGGAACTTGACAGGAAGAGCGGCGAGATTGCGGCATGGAAGCAGTTCCTTGAGTATTATCCCGACGGGAGCATGGCCATGACGGCCACGGAACAACTCAATCTGCAAGGGGACTTCTCCTACCGCAATCACATAATCGGGCAGCGGAACGTCACGTTGAAAAGCATGACGTTCAAGCCCGGAACCAGCGTCCCGGATGCCGACGGCAGGGCTTCGCTGGCGGTGCTCGGCGCGATGATGAAGGCCAACAGGGACTTGGCGGTGCACATAGTCGCCTACGTGAAGGGCAATGCCTCTCTGGCGAAGGCCCGCGCCGCAGCCCTGCGCGACTACATGCTCAACAGCAACCCGGACATAGGCCGGGCAAGGCTTCCGTTGAGCTGGTTCGGAACGGCTGAAAAGGTCGAAGTGGGCGGTAGCGTGTTCGCCCTGGACCAGGCGGTGAACTTCATTACCGAGGTTCGATAA
- a CDS encoding glycogen-binding domain-containing protein, with protein sequence MTEKRNKTHMEDVIINAVQNGPEVDPPADLTCRIMGRLHPKRPSLWIRLRMWFLRPWVVTVRPVTAIPAMTLAVALLALGFVAVREPVEKGAPELASVRFVLHDAGMHARNVSVVGSFNHWRAERSVMWYSPKAKAWILEAQLPPGDHEYLFLVNGTQFVPDPNAPMTSDDGFGHRNSIVFVNGTNEQAL encoded by the coding sequence ATGACTGAAAAACGCAATAAAACCCATATGGAAGACGTTATCATCAACGCCGTGCAGAACGGGCCCGAGGTCGACCCTCCGGCTGACCTGACCTGCCGGATCATGGGCCGGCTGCATCCCAAGCGGCCGTCCCTGTGGATACGGCTGCGGATGTGGTTCCTGCGGCCCTGGGTGGTGACCGTTCGGCCCGTCACGGCCATTCCGGCCATGACCCTGGCCGTCGCCCTGCTGGCGCTCGGGTTCGTGGCCGTCCGCGAACCCGTGGAAAAGGGCGCGCCCGAGCTTGCCTCCGTCCGTTTCGTGCTGCACGATGCGGGGATGCACGCCCGCAACGTCTCGGTCGTCGGGTCCTTCAACCACTGGCGGGCGGAGCGTTCGGTAATGTGGTACAGTCCGAAAGCCAAAGCCTGGATACTCGAAGCCCAGCTTCCGCCGGGCGATCACGAATATCTCTTCCTGGTGAACGGAACCCAGTTTGTGCCCGATCCCAACGCCCCCATGACCAGCGACGACGGGTTCGGCCACAGAAATTCGATAGTCTTTGTGAACGGAACAAATGAACAAGCGTTATAG